In Candidatus Cohnella colombiensis, one DNA window encodes the following:
- the rpsO gene encoding 30S ribosomal protein S15, translating into MALTQERKQELIEAHKTHASDTGSPEVQVAILTENINSLTNHFRTHKKDHHSRRGLLKMVGQRRRLLAYLKNKDVARYSALIAKLGLRR; encoded by the coding sequence ATGGCATTAACACAAGAACGTAAACAAGAACTTATTGAAGCACATAAGACTCATGCTTCGGATACCGGATCACCGGAAGTTCAAGTTGCTATCCTTACGGAGAACATCAACAGTTTGACGAACCACTTTCGGACGCACAAGAAAGATCATCACTCGCGTCGCGGTTTGCTCAAGATGGTTGGACAACGCCGTAGGTTACTAGCATACTTGAAAAACAAAGACGTTGCACGTTACAGTGCATTGATCGCTAAGCTCGGTCTGCGTCGCTAA
- a CDS encoding bifunctional riboflavin kinase/FAD synthetase, with protein MERYDVVASHIGDPQQLPEGACKTQGISLAIGFFDGVHLGHLEVVRQAVAHARMHNQIAAVMTFDPHPRAVLGSEQFNSHTTVLTPLEDKLALLAQLGVEAAYVIHFDQAFSQVTAEQFVRQFIMPIGVNTAIVGFDFKFGFKGQGNPQSFHLFSDGQIQVQVVSPVFHDGAKVSSSRIRDRLADGDCADATKLLDRPYQIKGEVIHGDARGRLLGFPTANVQLDQSYVIPRFGVYAIEVDVPDADEKGSSTAYKAVLNVGVRPTFDNPDGQLRLEAHLFDFDGDLYGKQITLLFHRYLRPERKFNAIDELVAQITADAMQAREWLTEQLK; from the coding sequence GTGGAACGATACGATGTAGTTGCCTCACATATCGGTGACCCACAGCAATTGCCGGAGGGTGCTTGTAAGACGCAAGGAATATCGCTTGCGATCGGCTTCTTTGATGGTGTACATCTTGGACATTTGGAGGTCGTCCGTCAAGCGGTAGCACATGCACGTATGCATAACCAAATTGCTGCCGTGATGACCTTTGATCCACACCCGCGAGCTGTACTCGGGAGTGAGCAGTTCAATTCGCATACAACCGTTCTTACACCACTCGAGGACAAGCTTGCGCTTCTCGCACAATTAGGTGTAGAGGCTGCATATGTGATCCATTTCGATCAAGCTTTTTCTCAAGTGACAGCGGAGCAATTTGTTCGTCAATTTATTATGCCAATCGGTGTGAATACAGCAATTGTCGGTTTTGACTTTAAATTTGGATTTAAGGGCCAAGGCAATCCACAATCGTTCCATCTATTCAGCGATGGACAAATTCAAGTTCAAGTTGTTTCACCGGTGTTCCACGACGGGGCAAAGGTGAGCAGTTCCCGAATTCGGGATCGACTTGCCGATGGAGATTGTGCAGATGCGACTAAGTTGCTTGATCGTCCTTATCAGATTAAAGGCGAAGTCATTCATGGAGATGCGAGAGGACGATTGCTGGGCTTTCCAACTGCGAATGTACAGCTTGATCAGTCCTATGTAATTCCACGCTTTGGTGTATATGCAATTGAAGTAGATGTTCCGGACGCTGATGAGAAAGGGAGTTCGACAGCGTACAAGGCCGTTCTTAACGTCGGTGTACGACCAACATTCGATAATCCGGATGGACAGTTGAGATTGGAAGCTCATCTATTCGATTTTGACGGTGATCTGTACGGAAAACAGATAACTCTCCTCTTTCATCGTTATCTTCGACCAGAACGTAAATTCAATGCAATTGATGAGCTTGTCGCGCAAATTACTGCGGATGCCATGCAAGCGCGTGAATGGCTTACTGAGCAGTTAAAATAA
- the truB gene encoding tRNA pseudouridine(55) synthase TruB: MSKGTNHSLEGVLAVWKPAGWTSHDVVAKTRGIVGVRRIGHTGTLDPAVTGVLPLCIGRATRFVEYLQELPKTYEATLRFGLATDTEDLSGEVIEEQDASSLSSEAIIDAAQSFIGEIDQVPPMVSAVKVNGKRLYELARQGVTVERQARTVHIYDLKIIKVLTDIAQPELTFSVTCSKGTYIRTLCVDIGRKLGVPAVMAKLVRSESAGIREEQCVTLEQLRELMERNAIAEKLLPADELLSNVPRTTIEQPEATYALQGKAVATTRLLPVPNRSGMWRVYRSDGLFIGLYDVDESLEMIRPLKVFHPQED, from the coding sequence ATGTCTAAGGGAACTAATCATTCACTAGAAGGTGTGCTGGCGGTTTGGAAGCCCGCAGGGTGGACTTCGCATGATGTAGTTGCAAAAACTCGTGGTATCGTCGGGGTGCGTCGGATTGGACATACAGGGACATTAGATCCTGCTGTCACTGGCGTGCTTCCGCTATGTATAGGGCGTGCAACGCGTTTCGTGGAATATTTGCAGGAGTTGCCTAAAACATATGAAGCGACGCTTCGTTTCGGATTGGCAACAGATACAGAGGACTTATCAGGTGAAGTGATTGAGGAGCAGGACGCCTCTAGTTTAAGTTCGGAGGCGATTATAGATGCTGCACAATCTTTCATCGGAGAGATTGATCAAGTGCCTCCTATGGTATCTGCAGTCAAGGTGAATGGCAAACGATTGTACGAGCTTGCACGTCAAGGGGTTACAGTTGAACGTCAAGCTAGAACTGTACACATCTACGATCTTAAGATTATTAAAGTGCTGACTGACATCGCACAACCAGAGCTCACATTTTCTGTAACGTGTTCTAAGGGAACTTATATCCGTACATTATGTGTTGATATTGGACGTAAGTTAGGTGTTCCGGCTGTAATGGCAAAGCTCGTTCGTTCGGAAAGTGCAGGGATTCGCGAGGAACAATGCGTTACGCTCGAACAACTGCGTGAGCTCATGGAGCGAAACGCAATTGCTGAGAAGTTGCTCCCAGCTGATGAATTGCTATCGAATGTACCCCGTACGACGATTGAGCAGCCAGAAGCGACTTATGCCTTGCAGGGGAAAGCAGTCGCAACAACTCGACTGCTGCCAGTGCCGAATCGCTCAGGAATGTGGCGAGTTTATCGCTCGGATGGTTTGTTTATCGGATTATATGATGTCGATGAAAGTTTGGAAATGATCCGCCCACTTAAAGTGTTTCATCCCCAAGAAGATTGA
- a CDS encoding bifunctional oligoribonuclease/PAP phosphatase NrnA, protein MWAKSLQEAANFIREQDDFLVVSHVQPDGDAISSTVAMGWLLKQLGKSYTMLNEGVVPSRLHYLWSSADIKSVELHQAEQKYKTIICVDCADFARVGKATEWFADDVRLLNIDHHPTNDSYGQVNLLKFHAAATAEIIFELIDEIGCALDVQVATALYTGMLTDTGGFRYSSTTSQVMAMSSRLIAAGVNGPELAELLLERMTMGQMRMIQRGLSRLSFSANQQIGWLWVTSEDLTETGASNEDLEGLVNYPRNIEGVEVGILFKQNGQQSVKVSLRSAGAVNVAAVAQTFGGGGHVRAAGCRLTVPLEAAIEQVVSVVQNALDAQHV, encoded by the coding sequence ATGTGGGCGAAGAGCTTACAGGAAGCGGCCAATTTCATTCGAGAACAGGACGATTTCCTTGTCGTTTCTCACGTGCAGCCTGATGGGGATGCGATTAGTTCGACGGTCGCAATGGGCTGGTTGCTTAAACAGTTAGGGAAATCCTATACGATGTTAAACGAAGGCGTCGTTCCTTCTAGGCTTCACTATCTATGGAGTAGTGCTGACATTAAATCTGTTGAACTGCATCAGGCCGAACAGAAATACAAAACGATAATTTGTGTAGACTGTGCGGATTTCGCGCGTGTAGGCAAAGCAACGGAATGGTTCGCGGACGATGTCAGACTGCTGAACATTGATCACCATCCTACGAACGATAGCTATGGTCAAGTGAATTTATTGAAATTTCATGCTGCAGCAACTGCAGAAATTATATTTGAGCTCATTGACGAAATAGGCTGCGCTCTGGATGTACAGGTTGCAACTGCGCTATACACGGGGATGTTAACCGATACAGGTGGCTTTCGTTACTCCAGTACAACGTCACAAGTGATGGCAATGTCCTCGCGATTGATTGCTGCAGGTGTAAATGGTCCAGAACTTGCTGAATTACTGCTTGAGCGAATGACGATGGGTCAGATGCGTATGATTCAACGTGGATTATCGCGTCTTTCCTTTAGTGCGAATCAGCAGATCGGTTGGCTATGGGTTACCTCTGAAGATTTAACGGAAACGGGAGCTTCGAACGAAGATCTTGAGGGGCTTGTGAATTATCCACGCAACATTGAAGGTGTAGAGGTCGGCATACTATTCAAACAGAATGGGCAACAATCCGTTAAGGTGAGCCTACGTTCTGCAGGAGCGGTAAATGTTGCCGCAGTTGCTCAAACCTTCGGTGGCGGGGGGCACGTTCGTGCAGCTGGTTGCCGATTAACTGTGCCACTCGAAGCGGCGATCGAGCAAGTGGTCTCCGTTGTGCAGAATGCGTTGGATGCACAACATGTCTAA
- the rbfA gene encoding 30S ribosome-binding factor RbfA, translating into MAKFRVGRVGEQIKKEISSIIQTELKDPRIGFITVTGVDVTNDLSLARVYLSILGSEEQKEETLKAIGRANGFLRSELGRRVRLRHTPVMEFRFDSSIAYGSHIEALLQQINEASRQS; encoded by the coding sequence ATGGCTAAATTCCGCGTTGGAAGAGTCGGCGAACAGATCAAAAAAGAAATTAGCTCCATTATTCAAACGGAATTAAAAGACCCTCGCATTGGTTTTATTACGGTTACCGGGGTTGACGTTACGAATGACTTATCGCTCGCAAGAGTGTACTTGAGCATCTTAGGCAGTGAGGAGCAGAAGGAAGAGACGCTTAAGGCGATTGGCCGAGCGAACGGATTCCTTCGTTCCGAACTGGGACGTCGCGTAAGGCTTCGCCATACACCTGTGATGGAGTTTCGATTTGATAGCTCAATCGCCTATGGCAGCCATATTGAGGCGTTACTACAGCAAATTAATGAGGCATCAAGACAGTCGTAA
- the infB gene encoding translation initiation factor IF-2 has translation MSKQESTDNKDKLRVYEYAKQLNMSSKEVITILKRQNMPVNNHMSVMEDGMTQAVEKFFHDVKSNAAAKMAAKQAAERRQASGASNASPAAAPVTPKSEERAKPASPAPATQAASTSAPAPVASAPAAPAAPAAPSHSAAAPTQAPATPAVSTSSVQAGTPAAPAASNPSSQRPQGQGGYQQRDGRDRPQGQGGNRPQGQGGYSSGGGQRPQGQGQGGNRPQGQGGQRPQGQGGYSSGGGQRPQGQGGYSSGGGQRPQGQGGYSSGGGQRPQGQGGYSSGGGQRPQGQGGYSSGGGQRPQGQGGYSSGGGQRPQQSTPAASAGRGGAPVASAGQRGTRPPARGDAKGRPGESDFNRNGPAAAAGKRKDQNGRFDDSRNNFRGPRGKGGKNGRKGNQPPREKIDNTPKKVIVRGSMTVGELAKLLHKDASEVIKKLLMMGSMATINQELELDTVLLVAGDYGVETEVKIVVENLEFETIEENDDEIDLVARPPVVTIMGHVDHGKTTLLDAIRETKVAIGEAGGITQHIGAYQVEINGKKITFLDTPGHEAFTTMRARGAQVTDITILVVAADDGVMPQTVEAIAHAKAANVPIIVAVNKIDKPSANPDKVKQELTEYGLVQEAWGGDTIFVELSAKQRLNLDGLLEMVLLVAEVNDYKANPDKRARGTVMEAELDKGKGAVARILVQNGTLKVGDAFVAGDCFGRIRAMTNDRGRRIKEAGPSTPVEITGLTNVPQAGDPFMVFEDERKAREISDKRSIKTRQAAMRANQAVTLEDLFSKIKDGDIKELNVILKADVQGSLEALKGSLEKIEVEGVRVKTIYNGVGAITESDVILAAASSAIVVGFNVAPDSGAATTAEQEKVDVRLHSIIYKVIEEIEYAMKGMLDPVYKEKVTGHAEVRETFKVTKVGMIAGCMITDGKIGRNSQARLIRDGAMIFEGKIESLKRFKDDVKEVSEGYECGITLEKFNDLKVGDVIEAYIMEAVER, from the coding sequence TTGAGTAAACAAGAAAGTACAGATAACAAGGATAAGTTGCGGGTGTACGAATATGCTAAGCAGCTTAATATGAGCAGTAAAGAAGTTATTACGATATTAAAGCGTCAGAACATGCCAGTGAACAATCACATGAGTGTGATGGAAGATGGCATGACGCAAGCTGTAGAGAAATTTTTCCACGATGTAAAGTCTAACGCGGCAGCGAAGATGGCAGCAAAGCAGGCTGCAGAGCGTCGTCAAGCAAGTGGAGCGTCTAATGCTTCTCCTGCAGCGGCACCTGTAACGCCAAAGTCGGAGGAACGTGCTAAACCTGCATCGCCGGCACCTGCCACACAAGCAGCTTCTACATCAGCGCCGGCTCCAGTAGCATCAGCACCTGCAGCACCTGCAGCTCCTGCAGCTCCTTCTCATTCAGCTGCAGCACCGACCCAAGCGCCAGCAACTCCTGCAGTATCGACGTCTTCTGTTCAAGCAGGAACACCGGCTGCACCAGCTGCTTCGAATCCATCCAGCCAACGTCCACAAGGTCAAGGCGGATATCAACAGCGCGATGGACGTGATCGTCCACAAGGTCAAGGTGGTAATCGTCCACAAGGACAAGGTGGATATAGCAGCGGTGGTGGTCAACGTCCACAAGGACAAGGCCAAGGTGGCAATCGCCCACAAGGTCAAGGTGGCCAACGTCCACAAGGTCAAGGTGGATACAGCAGCGGTGGTGGTCAACGACCGCAAGGCCAAGGTGGATACAGCAGCGGTGGCGGTCAACGACCGCAAGGCCAAGGTGGATACAGCAGTGGTGGCGGTCAACGACCGCAAGGCCAAGGTGGTTACAGTAGCGGTGGCGGTCAACGACCACAAGGCCAAGGTGGATACAGCAGCGGTGGCGGTCAACGACCGCAAGGCCAAGGTGGATACAGCAGTGGTGGCGGTCAACGTCCACAGCAGAGCACACCGGCAGCAAGCGCAGGTCGCGGTGGCGCACCAGTTGCTTCAGCAGGACAACGCGGTACCCGTCCGCCAGCTCGCGGAGATGCGAAGGGTCGTCCAGGTGAGAGCGACTTTAATCGTAATGGACCAGCTGCAGCAGCAGGGAAGCGTAAAGATCAAAACGGTCGTTTTGATGATAGCCGCAACAACTTCAGAGGTCCGCGCGGTAAGGGCGGTAAAAACGGCCGTAAAGGCAATCAGCCTCCACGTGAGAAAATTGATAATACACCGAAGAAAGTTATCGTTCGCGGTAGCATGACTGTCGGTGAGCTTGCTAAGTTGCTTCATAAAGATGCTTCAGAAGTCATTAAGAAGCTCTTAATGATGGGCTCAATGGCAACAATTAACCAAGAGCTTGAGCTCGATACCGTTCTGCTCGTTGCGGGCGATTATGGCGTTGAGACCGAAGTGAAGATCGTCGTAGAGAACTTGGAGTTCGAAACGATTGAAGAAAACGATGATGAGATCGATTTGGTTGCTCGTCCTCCAGTTGTAACGATAATGGGTCACGTTGACCATGGTAAAACAACTTTGCTCGATGCGATTCGTGAGACGAAGGTTGCGATTGGTGAAGCGGGCGGAATTACCCAGCATATCGGTGCATACCAAGTTGAAATCAATGGCAAGAAAATTACGTTCCTGGATACACCAGGTCACGAAGCGTTCACAACGATGCGTGCGCGTGGTGCTCAGGTAACAGATATTACAATTCTTGTAGTTGCTGCTGATGATGGTGTTATGCCACAGACTGTTGAAGCGATTGCACATGCTAAAGCAGCAAATGTACCGATTATCGTAGCGGTAAATAAAATTGATAAACCATCTGCAAATCCAGATAAAGTGAAACAAGAATTAACAGAGTACGGCCTCGTACAAGAAGCATGGGGTGGAGATACAATCTTCGTAGAATTATCTGCGAAGCAACGTCTAAACCTTGATGGCTTGCTTGAAATGGTATTGCTCGTTGCTGAAGTGAATGATTATAAAGCGAATCCTGACAAGCGCGCTCGCGGTACAGTAATGGAAGCTGAGCTCGATAAAGGTAAGGGTGCGGTCGCACGTATTCTCGTTCAGAATGGTACGCTTAAAGTCGGTGATGCTTTCGTTGCGGGTGATTGCTTTGGACGTATTCGTGCAATGACGAACGATCGCGGACGTCGCATTAAAGAAGCGGGTCCTTCAACTCCAGTTGAAATTACAGGTTTAACCAATGTACCACAAGCAGGCGATCCGTTTATGGTGTTCGAGGATGAGCGTAAAGCACGCGAAATTTCTGATAAGCGATCAATTAAGACGCGCCAAGCGGCGATGAGAGCTAACCAAGCGGTGACGTTGGAAGATCTATTCAGCAAAATCAAAGACGGCGACATCAAGGAACTTAACGTCATTCTTAAAGCTGACGTTCAAGGCTCGCTTGAAGCTCTTAAAGGCTCCTTGGAAAAGATCGAAGTCGAAGGCGTTCGTGTCAAAACGATCTACAACGGCGTAGGTGCAATTACCGAGTCCGACGTTATTTTAGCAGCAGCATCCTCTGCGATCGTAGTCGGCTTTAACGTTGCCCCAGATTCTGGTGCTGCGACGACTGCTGAGCAAGAGAAAGTAGATGTTCGTCTGCATTCGATTATTTATAAAGTGATCGAAGAAATTGAATACGCAATGAAGGGTATGCTAGATCCTGTATATAAGGAGAAGGTTACTGGACATGCGGAAGTTCGTGAGACGTTCAAAGTTACTAAGGTGGGTATGATTGCAGGCTGTATGATTACCGACGGTAAGATTGGACGTAATTCGCAAGCACGACTCATTCGAGATGGCGCGATGATCTTCGAAGGCAAAATTGAATCACTCAAACGGTTCAAGGACGATGTTAAAGAAGTATCAGAAGGCTACGAGTGCGGAATTACGTTAGAGAAATTCAACGATCTTAAAGTTGGCGACGTTATCGAAGCCTACATTATGGAAGCTGTTGAACGCTAA
- a CDS encoding YlxQ family RNA-binding protein has translation MATNKVLSRLGLAMRAGKLVSGEEIVIKAIRSGEAKLIVLAQDASDNTGKKIADKCKSYNVPLLIGYTRFELGSAVGKPERVMFAVTDRGFADMIQGGWVHHSEVENIE, from the coding sequence ATGGCGACGAATAAAGTATTATCTCGATTGGGATTAGCGATGAGAGCAGGCAAGCTCGTTAGCGGTGAAGAGATCGTGATCAAAGCGATCCGCTCTGGCGAAGCGAAGTTGATTGTGCTTGCTCAGGATGCATCAGACAATACGGGCAAAAAGATTGCAGACAAGTGCAAAAGCTATAATGTCCCGTTATTAATAGGCTATACCCGGTTTGAATTAGGTTCTGCTGTAGGAAAACCTGAACGTGTTATGTTCGCTGTAACAGACCGAGGTTTTGCAGATATGATTCAAGGCGGTTGGGTTCATCATTCGGAGGTGGAGAATATTGAGTAA
- a CDS encoding YlxR family protein, with protein sequence MRTRKIPQRKCVACQQMMAKKELIRIVRSPAGETTIDLTGKKPGRGAYLCGKVSCFKLAKKSKAFDRALKAPVDVAIYDRLEAEFIQAQDEFEANKEHADDDGDE encoded by the coding sequence GTGAGGACAAGAAAGATTCCGCAACGGAAGTGCGTAGCCTGTCAGCAGATGATGGCGAAGAAGGAGTTAATTCGTATTGTGCGCTCTCCTGCTGGAGAAACCACAATTGACTTAACAGGGAAAAAACCAGGTCGTGGTGCTTATTTATGCGGTAAAGTATCGTGCTTCAAGCTGGCGAAGAAATCGAAAGCGTTCGATCGAGCGCTCAAAGCACCAGTAGATGTCGCGATCTATGACCGACTTGAAGCGGAATTCATTCAAGCTCAGGATGAGTTTGAAGCGAATAAGGAGCATGCTGACGACGATGGCGACGAATAA
- the nusA gene encoding transcription termination factor NusA: protein MSMEFVEALSDIERDKGIGKDVLIEAIEAALISSYKRNFNTAQNVRVDINRTTGQIKVYARKNVVEEVLDPRLEISHEAARAINPHYQLEDTAEIEVTPRDFGRIAAQTAKQVVTQRIREAERGLIYHAFVDKEQDIVTGIIQRMDLKNLFVDLGKVEAALPLTELMPTDKFKQGDRVKSFITKVENTSKGPQIILSRTHPGLLKRLFELEVPEIFDGTVEIRSVAREAGFRSKIAVYSRNEEVDPVGSCVGQKGIRVQAIVTELKGEKIDIVRWSESVEEYVANALSPSKVLEVIVFEAEKMARVIVPDYQLSLAIGIKGQNARLAAKLTGWKIDIKSESQAEQEYGRSKSTGATMHQDSVSID, encoded by the coding sequence ATGAGTATGGAGTTTGTCGAAGCGTTGTCTGATATCGAGCGGGATAAGGGCATTGGCAAAGATGTTCTCATTGAGGCGATTGAAGCGGCACTTATTTCCAGTTACAAACGTAATTTTAATACAGCACAGAACGTTCGTGTAGACATTAATCGGACAACTGGGCAAATTAAAGTGTACGCACGCAAAAACGTTGTGGAGGAAGTGTTAGATCCACGTTTAGAAATTTCTCATGAAGCGGCTAGAGCGATTAACCCACATTATCAACTAGAGGATACGGCTGAAATTGAAGTTACTCCGCGCGACTTTGGGCGTATTGCGGCGCAAACAGCTAAGCAAGTCGTTACACAGCGCATCCGTGAAGCGGAACGCGGTCTGATCTATCATGCTTTTGTTGATAAAGAGCAAGATATCGTTACGGGCATCATTCAAAGAATGGACCTCAAAAACCTGTTTGTGGATCTAGGTAAGGTGGAGGCGGCATTGCCGCTCACGGAATTAATGCCTACGGATAAATTCAAGCAGGGCGATCGTGTGAAGTCCTTCATTACGAAGGTGGAAAATACGAGCAAAGGACCTCAAATTATTCTTTCTCGTACGCACCCTGGCTTGCTCAAACGATTGTTCGAGCTTGAAGTGCCGGAAATCTTCGATGGTACAGTTGAAATTCGCTCGGTTGCGCGTGAAGCAGGCTTCCGTTCGAAGATTGCTGTCTATTCCCGCAACGAAGAAGTCGATCCTGTAGGTTCTTGTGTCGGTCAGAAGGGCATTCGTGTTCAAGCGATCGTTACAGAGCTTAAAGGTGAAAAAATAGATATCGTGAGATGGTCTGAGTCCGTTGAGGAATATGTTGCAAATGCGTTAAGCCCATCCAAGGTACTTGAAGTAATCGTGTTTGAAGCAGAAAAGATGGCGCGTGTTATCGTCCCTGACTACCAGTTGTCCTTAGCTATCGGTATTAAGGGTCAGAATGCCCGCTTAGCTGCTAAGCTTACGGGATGGAAGATCGATATTAAGAGCGAGTCGCAGGCTGAACAAGAATATGGTCGTTCGAAGTCTACCGGAGCGACGATGCATCAGGATAGCGTCTCAATCGACTGA
- the rimP gene encoding ribosome maturation factor RimP: MNVAKIKTIIEELAAPYMTENGYELVDVEYVKEGGNWFLRIYVDKEGGIDLDDCSRVSEYMSEKLDVHDPIPDAYFLEVSSPGAERPLKKAADVAGAVGKHVFITTYEQIDGSKEFEGKLEGFDGTTLTVVIGRNSHAIPYDKVASARLAIVF, encoded by the coding sequence TTGAACGTTGCAAAAATCAAGACCATCATTGAGGAGCTCGCAGCTCCGTATATGACGGAGAACGGCTATGAACTGGTGGATGTAGAGTACGTGAAGGAAGGCGGTAACTGGTTTCTCCGGATCTACGTAGATAAGGAAGGCGGCATCGATCTAGATGATTGCAGCCGTGTGTCTGAGTATATGAGTGAGAAGCTAGATGTACATGATCCGATTCCTGATGCGTACTTTCTTGAAGTAAGCTCTCCAGGTGCGGAAAGACCACTGAAGAAAGCGGCAGACGTTGCTGGCGCAGTTGGAAAGCATGTTTTTATTACAACATATGAACAAATTGATGGCAGTAAAGAGTTTGAAGGAAAGCTGGAAGGTTTTGACGGGACGACATTAACAGTCGTGATCGGACGCAACTCCCATGCAATTCCTTACGATAAAGTGGCCTCGGCTCGTCTGGCCATCGTTTTCTAA